CTCCTCTCCAGTGTTGGACTGATTTTTGAGCTTATAATCAAAAGGAATATTTATAGTCAAAACAGGTCCAAAATTCCCTCCGCCTTTCATCTCTAAACACCTGAAGCCACGCCCCCATGACCTCCATGACCTGCCACAGTGCTTCATATCGGTCTATCTCACAAGTAAGAAAAACAAATTACTGTTGCATAACAAGATTAATGAAAATGACTGGAGTTTGTGATAATGCTCAACAATTTCTTCTTAAACTGAATCACGATCTTTAATTATTGTGTGCGTCATTATCAGTTAGATGCATGCAGGTGGGCGTGATGCAGGACGGAGAAAGTAAAAATCATTAGTTTCGTCCCAGCAGAGGTATCTGGACAGCTGTGGCAGTAAAACAACTAATTCACTGCATTTCTTACTTATTTATATcctataaacacattttaaacaagAATAAAAAACGTGATTTAGTGGCGTTTCCTGTTTAAGCAGCAGTCCTCCGTGTTACTGATCACCCCCCGTGGCTTTTTTGTTGCGTCCCACAAGGTGAGACAAGATAATTCCTCACAGGTGGGAAACTAACGTGCCCATGCAAAACCAAAACGATCCCGAGTTTAAATATCCAGAGCCAGCTTGGTGCACAAATAAACAAAAcgttaaatgaatgaatgaatctttaCGGTAATAGCCGTTAGCTGTGTGACAGACACGTGTTTGTAGGAGCAGATAGATCTAGCAGACTGTCCATCAGCCCACCGTCACTCCAGCAAACAGGTCCACCAGGGGGCGCAGTAAACAACAAGCAAAAGAAAAACAGACTCCTAAGTGTGCACTTATGATTACTCTCCTATAGAAATAACATTTAATCAAGGCTTATCTGAATGTTATCTCTCTAGAGATAAAACCGAAGAAAATACAAGAAAAGACAAAGATGATTTActtctgtaaacatgtttattacaTGCAGAGGAACTGATCATTATAGACGTTTCAATCAGACTCATGATAAAAAGAACACGATGACGATCAAAGTGAAATCTGTAAAAGACGAAACAGTCCAGAGACATATCTAGTCTGATTCTCGTTCTCTTTGCTCTTCAACTGATTTTCTCCTAAAATTGCAAACTACATCTTTCAAACGCAGCCGTAAAGACGTGCAGAGGCGGAGAGTTGGAATGATGGGATGTCAGACGAGTAAAACTTAGTTTATTTTACTTGCAGAAACATCAACGACTCCGGTTTGAATTCCCGATGAGCTCACGCTTAATTTCACTTTCTGTGTTttcatatttgattattttcaagAGAATTGTTCAACCACTGAACACAAATCTATAAATTgttcaaaaataagaaaaaatgccATCTAAGCTAGATTCTCACCCATCCAGGACACGGCGATCCGAACAGTAAAACATAAAAAGGAAATGCGGACTTTTGTGAACTCCAATAGCCTTTTGGATCGGAGGTGAAACATCTTCCAGTAGCAAAATGTCCTTTTATCCCTGTAATCCTTCTCTAGTAACATATGAAAATATAATTTGTAGACTCGTTTATTTTTGCAACAACAAGATAATTCTCCAAGTTATTTTAGAGGAAAACAATCTTGATTGATTTCAAATATGTTCttaaaaaaaagaagaggaagaaaatccAAAGAAAACATGGAAGAAATTTCCTAAAATTCCAGCAAAAGCCTCAACTGAAACCTGAGATCAGCTTCATCCATTAGTTCATCTATCTCTAAGCTATTGGGAACCACCATGTGTTATTACCATTATTAGTATAGTGATCAGAGTGTCTGTAAACGGAGCTGTCAGGATGTCTGAGTGGGCGTGTCCGGCTACGGTACCTTATGAGTTAGCGAGTGCTGGCGCAGGTGGTGGAGCTGCACAAACTCCAGGCCACACTGGGAACAGGTGTAAGGCCTCGGGCTCTGGTGCTTCAGGAGGTGGTTCTGAAGCTGGCTACGATACGCAAACGATTTGTTGCACTCCGTGCACTGGAAGGTGTGGGGGCCTTGGTGGCTGGTCTGGTGCCGTTTCAGGTGGGCGTAGGTGGGGAACTCCATGCCGCACTGCGAGCAGACATGGCAGCGGCCGCGCTCGTGCTTCACCTCGTGCGCTCGTAGCTCGCTTGGATAGGCGAAGCCACGGCGGCAGAAGCGGCAGCTGTAGGGCTTGACGTCGGTGTGCTGGAGCATGTGCCGCTTCAGGTGGCTGGTCTGGGTGAAGCCCTTCTTGCAGACGGTGCACTTGTGAGGCCGTGTTCCCTGGTGGGTCAGCAGATGGGTTTGGAGGTGACTGGGCTGCTTGAAGAGCTTTCCACAGTGCGGACAAGCGTGAGGTTTGATGCCATTGTGTCCCAGGATGTGTGTGACCAGGTTGTATTTGGAAGTGTAGGATTTATCACACATGCGGCACTTCCAGCGCTTCAGACCATCTCCTACGTCCACGCAGTAGGACTCATCGATCTGGATGTTGATGTCTAGCCGGTCTACTCTTCGACCGCCGTGTCGACGAGGGGCCTGAGggtgtggaggctgctggtgctgTGCTCCGCTAGTGCTGTCTGTCCACATCATGCTCTGGCTGCCGTCTTCGTACTCGCCACCCATCCCCATTTCTGATGAGTCATAGCTGCCGACTTCACTGGTCTGGAAGTAGCTGCTGATAGCCTCATCCTGCTGTGTGGGCTTCATCATAGCATTCTCCTGGTGTCCCACATCCTCTTCATCCTCCCTACCAGTGCGACCGTGGCCCCCCATAGAGCGCTGGCCCTGAAGTCCTCTGTGAacctgctctgctcctctgttGGCCACCTGGGCCAGAGGAGGGTGACAGTGTGTGTTGGGTGGCTGCTGGCTGCTTGCTTCACGCTCACACTCTGCACAGTTTTTGTTGGGAACTCTCAGACTGGCTGGATCAACCTGAACCAAACCGCCTCTGGGAGCCATATTGTTCAGCATGTGGACACAGGAGGACATGACAGGGGTCACCCCCTCCCCTTTCACATGAGATGAGGACACGTCGGGGCCCGGGAGGCCGTGGCGATCAGGGACGACCATTTTCGCGTCCACATGTTGGGACGGCCCCTGCTGCCACCTCCTCTGACTGCAGCTGGGCTGCATCTGGCTGTCTTCTCCCAAGTTGTCTCCGAGGTAATCTCCGTTAGCTCCAATCAGCTGGTCTGCGTACTCGTAATCAACTCCGTCTACTGGGGGTGCAGGGGACTCTTTGGGTTCGCCAGTGTAGAAGCCGTTAGGTGCAATGGTTGCTCCAAACACCTCATTCTGGGAGATGAGACCTAGCACGgcggcctgggccaaggacagcaCAACGACGGGATCTGTCTGTGTGCTTATGTCCACCAGTCTGGCCATTACCTTGGGCTCACATTTACCCAGGCGCCGGCTCGCCTCCTCCTGGAACAGAAAGAAGCATACATGTGCAGAAAGTCAAGACAACAGCTTCAACAGCAAACGGCAGCTCATTTTCATAATTTTGACAAGTTTTACACAACAAAGGCAGCATTAGATCCTTTGTTGTTTAGTCTGGTTGCAGAAAGATTGGGGGAAAAAACTAGTTGCTGGGGATGTTTTAAGATAGAACTATATCAATGAATGTTTCTATTAACCGAGAGTGGCATCCCTCATGAAGAAAAACCTCGTGAATTTCATCATTAAATCAGATTCTTGTTCCCGTTTTCAACAGAAAGAATAAGAATCTCCTGCAAAAGGACGCAAAACAGAACAATTCTCAAATATATGTTTCTAGATTAAAGGTCATCCTGAAGAAACATTGATATGTGGTGACACCAGAAGAATGAAACGCAGCATCCTAATCCAGCGTGCCAACCATGTACGGCTTGTGAGAGTACGGGGGATTAGATGGCCTACTGATCTCCACACACACTCAAGTGCAGAAGATTAAGAAACAAAAGAGAAAAGAATGGAAAGGAAATAGAGGGGCCAAAAAAAAGGGAATGAGAGGTAAAAGCAAAGAggagaggaaaaagaaaaaaactgaaagCTAGAGTGAAGAGGAGACGAGAAGGAAGAGGCAGGAGGGAGGCTGAGAGATGGAGAGATATTAGTGAAGGAAAGGAGGAGAGTGGCCGAGTGAAAGAGTAAGGCCTAAAGAGAGCAAGAGCAAGAAAGAAATACAGAGACAGAAaaggaggggagagagagagagagagagagagagagagagagagagagagagagagagatgaaaaaTAGAGTTTTAAAGGAGGTGGTGGTGATGACAGAGACAGATCTTCATTTGGAAACTTCACAATCAAAGAAAATCTGCAGAAAAAAACCTGAGCTTCCGATTCTTCAGCAGGAAACCTGAGCGAACTACGCGCGACCATGAAACAAGCGAGTCATGAACTCACCGCGCTCCTCCTGCTGTGAGGCTTCAGGTGCTTTAAGGACCTCATTCTTCAGCGTGAGGGCGGAGTGAGAATGGGCTGCCTTCGTCTCCTATTTATGAGGGATGAAGAGGAGGCGGGACCAGCGCTtcatccctcctcctcctcctcccccagcACAGTTTTGGTAGTGACTCTGGTCACACCAGCACAAGCACACAGAAACAAACAGCAGCATGTGGCCAGCAGGTCTGAAAACAAACACTCAGCTCGTCAGCTAAAACACCGCAGATGTCACCGTCTTCCTGATTATCTGCTGATAAATCAGCTAAATCacctcaaagttttaaaatatcacaacaaaaacaaaatccacATCAGATTAGCCAAAATAATCCAGCAGTCTGTCTCCTGCCTCACTCACTTGTCTCCTCCATCCCTTTGTTTCTGCCTTTCCTTCTCATCTGCTGCCCAGTATGTTCTATACAATTCATCTATGCATCTCCTCCGCTACTCTCCCTGTCTTTTCTCCtttctctcatttatcaaacggcACCTATAAGGAATAAGAAAGTGCCGCATGGCTGTTTGAAAATCCACGTGTGAGACAGGgatagaggagagagagagagaaggaaagagaTGGAAGGTGACTGACAAGGAGAGAAGCAGATggaagagagacacagagagagcagggaggtgagagtgGATGGAGAGAATACCCAAGAAAATgagaggggaggggagagagagcgagagagagagatggagaggggGATGGGAGAGGAATGCGGTACAAGAAGAAGAATGATGAACGAAGGGAGGAAAAGGACAAAATGAGTCAAATGAGACATCAAAGCCATTTTTCTTCACttaatgtcacacacacacacacacacacacacacacacacacacacacacacacacacacacacacacacacctgctgctgaTTGACACATTAGAAAACCTAAAAAATCCTTGCCTGAAGAACTTCTATGTGGCTTAAGTTCACCTCTGGATTGGCGCTCTGACAGTAAAATTAGGAATGTGTGAAGTAATCAGACAGAAGGGCTGATGACAAACCTCATGGATAAAATCAGCATCCAGATCTTCGCTCAGGTAACATTAAGGTAAGGAtttaaaccagctcagtggcctagtggtatgagcgtTCGCCCGGAGACTGGGAGgacatgggttcaaatccacggtcgagtcataccaaagactttgaaaatgggacccaatacctcccGGATTGACAATCAGCATTAaggagttggattgggggggttaaaccaccaaaaggTTCCCAAGCGCGGACatcgctgcagctcaccgctcccccagaggatgggtcaaACACAGAGATGTAATTTAACCCACACCATGTTTGTGCTTgggattcaaattcaattcaaattcaaagatactttattaatcccagagggaaattagagtggaTACCCCACTTCCAACTCATTCATCATCTTTATTAGTAAATCTGAAATGAACAAACATTGATATGAGCATAAATAAAGATCTTTATAAATTTATTTATCCACCTGCAAACCTGGGTCTACAGACCTGTACAAATACAAACCCGTCACCAGGCATTTACCCACTTAGCTAGGAGACGATGCAGCAGCATTCTTCTGCTGTTGGTTTAACTACAAAAATGGCTAAAGTTGCAGCTGAATTTGGGTGCATTAAGAGCAGACAACAGGCAGAAATAAAATGGGAGTGGCC
This genomic window from Nothobranchius furzeri strain GRZ-AD chromosome 9, NfurGRZ-RIMD1, whole genome shotgun sequence contains:
- the znf710b gene encoding zinc finger protein 710 isoform X1 — encoded protein: MRSLKHLKPHSRRSAEEASRRLGKCEPKVMARLVDISTQTDPVVVLSLAQAAVLGLISQNEVFGATIAPNGFYTGEPKESPAPPVDGVDYEYADQLIGANGDYLGDNLGEDSQMQPSCSQRRWQQGPSQHVDAKMVVPDRHGLPGPDVSSSHVKGEGVTPVMSSCVHMLNNMAPRGGLVQVDPASLRVPNKNCAECEREASSQQPPNTHCHPPLAQVANRGAEQVHRGLQGQRSMGGHGRTGREDEEDVGHQENAMMKPTQQDEAISSYFQTSEVGSYDSSEMGMGGEYEDGSQSMMWTDSTSGAQHQQPPHPQAPRRHGGRRVDRLDINIQIDESYCVDVGDGLKRWKCRMCDKSYTSKYNLVTHILGHNGIKPHACPHCGKLFKQPSHLQTHLLTHQGTRPHKCTVCKKGFTQTSHLKRHMLQHTDVKPYSCRFCRRGFAYPSELRAHEVKHERGRCHVCSQCGMEFPTYAHLKRHQTSHQGPHTFQCTECNKSFAYRSQLQNHLLKHQSPRPYTCSQCGLEFVQLHHLRQHSLTHKGMKGHKCEVCSREFTLSANLKRHMLIHNSVRPFQCHVCFKSFIQKQTLKTHMIVHLPVKPFKCKVCGKSFNRMYNLLGHMHLHAGNKPFKCPYCTSKFNLKGNLSRHMKVKHGMDVSPEGQEVLPEMESQSEYEGQNFSFTSPDSMDNSGSQNLTKLTTANMEDMEEYYNFGKDTSSYTTP
- the znf710b gene encoding zinc finger protein 710 isoform X2; the protein is MARLVDISTQTDPVVVLSLAQAAVLGLISQNEVFGATIAPNGFYTGEPKESPAPPVDGVDYEYADQLIGANGDYLGDNLGEDSQMQPSCSQRRWQQGPSQHVDAKMVVPDRHGLPGPDVSSSHVKGEGVTPVMSSCVHMLNNMAPRGGLVQVDPASLRVPNKNCAECEREASSQQPPNTHCHPPLAQVANRGAEQVHRGLQGQRSMGGHGRTGREDEEDVGHQENAMMKPTQQDEAISSYFQTSEVGSYDSSEMGMGGEYEDGSQSMMWTDSTSGAQHQQPPHPQAPRRHGGRRVDRLDINIQIDESYCVDVGDGLKRWKCRMCDKSYTSKYNLVTHILGHNGIKPHACPHCGKLFKQPSHLQTHLLTHQGTRPHKCTVCKKGFTQTSHLKRHMLQHTDVKPYSCRFCRRGFAYPSELRAHEVKHERGRCHVCSQCGMEFPTYAHLKRHQTSHQGPHTFQCTECNKSFAYRSQLQNHLLKHQSPRPYTCSQCGLEFVQLHHLRQHSLTHKGMKGHKCEVCSREFTLSANLKRHMLIHNSVRPFQCHVCFKSFIQKQTLKTHMIVHLPVKPFKCKVCGKSFNRMYNLLGHMHLHAGNKPFKCPYCTSKFNLKGNLSRHMKVKHGMDVSPEGQEVLPEMESQSEYEGQNFSFTSPDSMDNSGSQNLTKLTTANMEDMEEYYNFGKDTSSYTTP